In the genome of Photobacterium sp. TY1-4, one region contains:
- a CDS encoding phasin family protein produces the protein MSDNTVVKAAKNVVESGEGIARNIWLAGLGLYSRSLDEAQQLNEKTTQAFEELVERGKQVETEAKECIGKNAEKATDEVEAGMNDLFYRLSGVDREKLERMDEKIDKLTAAVEKLATEK, from the coding sequence ATGAGCGATAACACAGTAGTGAAAGCGGCGAAAAATGTCGTAGAAAGCGGTGAAGGGATTGCACGCAACATTTGGCTGGCGGGCCTGGGCCTTTACAGCCGTAGCCTGGATGAAGCGCAGCAATTGAATGAAAAAACCACACAAGCATTCGAGGAGCTGGTTGAGCGCGGTAAGCAGGTGGAAACCGAAGCGAAAGAGTGTATCGGTAAAAATGCCGAAAAGGCGACCGATGAGGTTGAAGCGGGGATGAACGATCTGTTCTATCGCTTGAGCGGCGTCGATCGTGAAAAGCTGGAGCGCATGGATGAGAAGATCGATAAGCTCACCGCTGCGGTCGAGAAATTGGCGACCGAAAAATAG
- a CDS encoding alpha/beta hydrolase gives MRQRLANCHSTEEMRDLILSIDNYGAFISSPRGMEVIPTRFANVPCDWVNMPHSNGKHIILYFHGGGFCFHSPKIHNAFLARLANATKSRGLMVNYRLAPENPYPAAPDDCFAVYRALLNKGYLPHQIILAGDSAGGNLAMTTMLRVREANLPMPAGAILMSPVSDMAVTGESAFKKCKDDPFFDLSTLLLMRNNYIGSQNPCDPDISPYYAELHGLAPVFITAGTEELLMDDALRLAEKVADAGCDVTINIVKGVPHVYPLFYQLSEAREAIKLMAEFVLDRYKQAKMEHKEAC, from the coding sequence ATGCGGCAGCGGCTTGCCAATTGCCATTCGACCGAAGAAATGCGTGATTTGATTTTAAGTATTGATAACTATGGTGCTTTTATATCATCTCCCAGGGGGATGGAGGTGATCCCAACTCGCTTTGCCAATGTTCCCTGTGACTGGGTCAATATGCCGCACAGTAATGGAAAGCATATTATCCTCTACTTTCACGGGGGTGGTTTTTGCTTCCACAGTCCCAAAATTCACAATGCATTCCTCGCGCGGTTGGCGAATGCGACCAAATCCCGGGGATTGATGGTGAATTATCGTCTGGCCCCTGAGAATCCGTACCCGGCAGCACCGGATGACTGTTTCGCGGTGTATCGGGCTTTGTTAAACAAAGGCTATCTGCCGCATCAGATCATTCTGGCCGGAGATTCAGCGGGCGGTAATCTGGCGATGACGACGATGCTCCGGGTACGGGAAGCCAATTTACCGATGCCCGCCGGGGCAATCTTGATGTCCCCGGTGTCGGATATGGCGGTCACCGGCGAATCGGCCTTCAAGAAATGCAAGGATGATCCGTTTTTCGACCTCAGTACCTTGCTCTTAATGCGCAATAACTATATCGGCTCGCAAAATCCCTGTGACCCGGATATCTCGCCTTATTATGCTGAGCTGCATGGCCTGGCACCGGTCTTCATTACCGCCGGGACGGAAGAGTTGCTGATGGATGATGCTTTGCGTCTGGCTGAGAAGGTTGCAGATGCAGGCTGCGATGTGACGATTAATATCGTAAAAGGGGTGCCGCATGTTTATCCGCTGTTTTACCAGCTCAGCGAAGCACGGGAAGCCATTAAGCTGATGGCTGAGTTTGTCCTCGACCGTTACAAGCAAGCCAAGATGGAGCACAAGGAAGCCTGTTAG
- a CDS encoding MmcQ/YjbR family DNA-binding protein produces the protein MEAQQLTSYLDALPAAEPGYPFGPEALVYKVKGKMFALVGEHAGSTRVTLKCQPADGELLVSQFDGIIPGHYMNKRHWITVSLASDVDDAMLCDLVSQSYALVVSKLKKADRESLVMPENPTVDS, from the coding sequence ATGGAAGCGCAACAACTGACGTCGTACCTCGATGCATTACCGGCCGCAGAGCCCGGGTATCCGTTCGGCCCGGAAGCACTGGTGTACAAGGTGAAGGGAAAGATGTTCGCGCTGGTGGGCGAACATGCAGGTTCAACACGGGTGACGTTGAAATGCCAACCTGCTGACGGCGAGCTGCTGGTGAGTCAGTTTGACGGGATTATCCCGGGTCATTACATGAATAAGCGTCATTGGATCACGGTGTCTTTGGCAAGCGATGTCGATGATGCCATGTTGTGCGATCTGGTCAGTCAGTCATACGCGCTGGTTGTCAGTAAATTGAAAAAGGCTGATCGTGAGTCCCTGGTTATGCCGGAAAACCCGACGGTGGATTCATGA
- a CDS encoding serine/threonine-protein kinase produces MENESTPRNSATDDSSQQKNDETVIKPAELSDDHSVNSTHDDIINTSVDNTDHKNSSLDSGDIIDNRYRIVSLIGRGGLCEVYQAKDLILESEGIDASDVAIKVLQSNTFENPDYNDLLIKEAKQTQSLSHPNIVKVFGFGFDKFYYLVMELLDGETLEDIILRSRPNGLPPKKTLSLLKQIVSAFNYAHSMGVVHSDLKPSNIMLTRSGVIKIFDFGVARAQSLSVDKYASITHDESSIIAGYTPAYASPSLISGNSPSFQDDIYAFSCIAYELVTSKHPYNRTPSNQAQEQALKLTRPKQLPGYLWKVLFSGLQFNPSERLNSFAEIETLLTRKKSHFPVLVASLLVMAAAASYGYHSLNQARSGLQAQLTDIRNAQDHEEKLLALPVESLLKTLPTLPPESSVLKATLLRLNQDKAIDWYQDRIDSILNNSTNRYPDYYAIESIIKEALSLYPDSHSLNEMNKRITLSWQSSKSLIIDQINSILEAGSYFDPKIGQDITRLRTDLSQIDHNFDFKPSSAANSVFADQFRTAMNTLDSQRLKMLIAVGDTYFSEDEHNVALIAKGERLFNAVQSINRYHELKQSDNSIKFPYKAASDYYEIQFNAFNERLRNLKTVRQLQYLENDVNQVAKDVPADFSPLIKTQLAMAKRYIQFSDQFLNTRKQKAANTVMKRANALFAKIEASKKEQYDGRG; encoded by the coding sequence ATGGAAAATGAAAGCACCCCTCGTAATAGTGCTACCGATGATTCATCACAGCAGAAAAATGATGAAACTGTTATCAAGCCAGCTGAGTTATCTGATGATCACTCTGTTAATAGTACCCATGATGACATTATCAACACTTCTGTAGATAATACAGACCACAAAAATTCCAGCTTGGATAGTGGAGATATTATTGATAACCGTTACAGAATTGTGTCGCTTATCGGTCGAGGTGGCTTATGCGAGGTATATCAAGCGAAGGATTTGATTTTAGAATCTGAAGGTATTGATGCCTCAGATGTTGCAATAAAGGTACTTCAGTCAAATACCTTTGAAAACCCTGATTATAACGATTTACTGATAAAAGAAGCTAAACAGACACAATCACTAAGCCACCCGAATATTGTGAAAGTGTTCGGTTTTGGTTTCGACAAATTTTATTATCTGGTAATGGAGCTTTTAGACGGAGAGACACTTGAAGATATTATCTTACGTTCTCGTCCTAACGGGCTACCCCCGAAGAAGACTCTTTCACTGCTCAAGCAAATCGTGTCTGCTTTCAATTATGCCCATAGCATGGGCGTCGTTCATTCAGATCTAAAGCCCAGTAACATTATGCTCACCCGAAGCGGCGTCATCAAAATATTTGATTTTGGTGTAGCACGGGCACAGAGCCTAAGTGTCGATAAATATGCATCCATCACACATGACGAGTCCAGCATCATAGCCGGCTATACGCCAGCTTATGCATCACCGAGCCTAATTTCTGGTAATTCGCCTTCTTTTCAAGATGATATTTACGCTTTTTCATGCATTGCCTATGAGCTTGTCACGAGTAAACACCCTTACAATCGAACACCATCAAACCAAGCTCAAGAACAAGCTCTCAAACTAACTAGGCCTAAGCAACTACCTGGCTACTTATGGAAGGTGCTATTCAGCGGCCTCCAATTTAATCCCTCTGAGCGACTCAACAGTTTTGCTGAGATCGAAACGCTACTAACGCGGAAAAAGAGTCACTTTCCTGTACTCGTTGCTTCGTTATTAGTTATGGCAGCTGCTGCCTCCTATGGCTATCACTCTCTGAACCAAGCAAGGTCAGGGCTTCAGGCTCAGCTAACCGATATCAGAAATGCACAAGACCATGAAGAAAAGCTACTAGCGCTGCCTGTCGAGTCATTACTGAAGACATTGCCAACACTCCCACCAGAAAGCAGCGTTTTAAAGGCAACTCTGTTACGCCTGAATCAAGATAAAGCTATCGACTGGTATCAAGATCGCATTGATTCTATTTTAAACAACAGCACCAACCGCTACCCTGACTACTATGCAATTGAAAGCATTATTAAAGAAGCTTTGAGTCTTTATCCAGACTCTCACTCTCTAAACGAGATGAACAAACGTATTACTCTCAGCTGGCAATCAAGTAAGTCTTTAATCATCGATCAGATTAACTCGATCTTGGAGGCAGGTAGCTACTTTGATCCCAAGATAGGACAGGACATTACGCGTTTGAGAACGGACCTCTCTCAGATTGATCATAATTTTGACTTTAAGCCCAGTTCTGCAGCTAATTCAGTTTTTGCAGACCAGTTTCGTACCGCAATGAACACTCTTGATTCTCAACGATTGAAAATGCTCATCGCTGTTGGGGATACCTATTTTTCAGAGGATGAACATAATGTTGCCCTGATAGCCAAGGGAGAGAGACTGTTTAATGCTGTTCAGTCGATTAACAGATATCATGAATTAAAACAATCAGATAACTCAATCAAGTTCCCATACAAAGCGGCTAGTGACTACTATGAGATCCAGTTCAACGCTTTCAACGAACGGTTGCGTAATCTGAAAACTGTGCGACAGCTTCAATATTTAGAGAATGATGTAAACCAAGTAGCAAAGGATGTTCCTGCTGATTTTTCTCCTTTAATCAAAACTCAGCTAGCGATGGCCAAACGCTACATACAGTTCTCTGATCAATTCCTCAATACTCGTAAGCAAAAGGCAGCAAACACTGTAATGAAGAGAGCCAATGCATTATTTGCAAAAATAGAAGCAAGCAAGAAAGAACAATACGATGGAAGAGGTTGA
- the tagH gene encoding type VI secretion system-associated FHA domain protein TagH yields MQLTLEIASYHKYATETEISKSFSSSDHGRLITLGRVRESDWYLPDPERVISAEHAQILITKDSFVIRDVSTNGLFINGSASPLGPNNTYYLEHGDEISISDYQIKVCIQAAEIKDVSLVQKIEGSESVRHSESEADEILVQDFGISSCLLVDDAINTQRKRQTLEIDLDESFQIPDNHSEKTRAVGSIPEDWSLSLDSQDQLTKETAGHAEETFAALSSKSSTTVNLENIDIYDSFVKGLGINPSMIPDASNERFWILMGSSLRLLLEGIAETLHSRTEFKQQKRLNQTLFQKTENNPIKYSGTIEDLIHNLFIRESTSFMGPELAIKEAFDDIKEHEKALQAGLEGSIQGILTVLSPKNIKVSSIDEAKWRRKLFTSESKDSWNNYQSVYKKMTNDMNGYKFYMDDFNKAYETYINSK; encoded by the coding sequence ATGCAGCTTACACTAGAGATAGCCAGTTATCACAAATACGCGACAGAGACTGAAATTTCTAAATCTTTCTCTTCGAGCGATCACGGCAGATTGATTACGCTTGGGCGGGTTAGAGAAAGTGATTGGTATTTACCTGATCCGGAAAGGGTTATTTCAGCCGAACATGCTCAGATTCTAATTACTAAGGACTCATTTGTTATAAGAGACGTATCTACCAATGGTTTATTCATAAATGGGTCAGCAAGCCCATTGGGCCCAAATAACACCTATTACCTTGAGCACGGGGATGAAATTAGTATATCCGACTATCAAATTAAAGTTTGTATACAAGCAGCTGAAATTAAAGATGTGAGTTTAGTCCAAAAAATAGAAGGAAGTGAAAGTGTAAGGCATAGTGAGTCTGAAGCAGATGAGATATTAGTTCAAGATTTTGGAATCTCCTCGTGTCTATTAGTTGATGATGCTATTAATACGCAGAGGAAGAGGCAAACATTAGAAATCGACTTAGATGAAAGTTTTCAGATACCCGACAATCACTCTGAAAAAACCAGAGCTGTAGGGAGCATCCCTGAAGATTGGAGCTTATCACTGGATAGCCAAGATCAATTGACCAAGGAGACGGCTGGACATGCTGAAGAAACCTTCGCTGCCTTGTCTTCAAAATCATCAACAACAGTTAATCTTGAAAACATTGATATCTACGATTCTTTTGTTAAGGGGTTGGGAATAAATCCAAGTATGATTCCGGACGCTTCGAATGAAAGGTTTTGGATATTAATGGGATCCTCATTAAGGCTACTACTGGAGGGTATCGCTGAAACTTTGCATAGCAGAACTGAATTCAAGCAGCAGAAGCGCTTAAATCAGACTTTATTCCAAAAGACAGAGAATAATCCAATAAAATATTCAGGGACTATTGAAGACCTTATACACAATCTATTTATCCGTGAAAGTACAAGCTTTATGGGCCCTGAATTGGCTATAAAAGAAGCTTTTGACGATATTAAAGAACACGAGAAAGCACTTCAGGCCGGCCTTGAAGGAAGTATTCAAGGGATTCTTACAGTTTTATCACCAAAGAATATAAAAGTAAGTAGCATAGATGAAGCAAAGTGGCGCCGAAAGCTATTCACAAGTGAAAGTAAAGACAGTTGGAATAACTATCAAAGTGTTTATAAGAAAATGACGAACGATATGAACGGTTACAAGTTTTATATGGATGATTTTAATAAAGCATATGAAACATACATCAATAGTAAGTAA
- the tssJ gene encoding type VI secretion system lipoprotein TssJ translates to MKNFAVLLVSLILLGGCTVANYVVPAYTKLEFSVSEEVNPDLNGRPSPVVVKVYELSSRTLFESHHFFELYDEPEKVLGPDLIARDEFEFYPGSENSYDVTLQPGVRYTGILVAYRDLENARWREIVEIDNTDYETYQIDVGKLAISVLNK, encoded by the coding sequence ATGAAGAATTTCGCTGTGTTACTAGTGTCGCTCATTCTACTGGGTGGTTGTACGGTCGCAAATTATGTTGTACCGGCCTATACAAAGTTAGAGTTCAGTGTATCTGAAGAAGTTAATCCGGACTTAAATGGACGACCGTCACCTGTTGTCGTCAAAGTGTATGAATTATCATCGAGAACCCTTTTTGAAAGTCATCATTTTTTCGAATTATATGACGAACCTGAAAAAGTATTAGGTCCAGATTTGATCGCTAGAGATGAGTTTGAGTTCTATCCTGGTTCCGAAAATTCATATGATGTAACACTTCAACCTGGTGTCAGGTATACAGGTATTTTAGTTGCATACAGAGATCTGGAAAATGCTCGTTGGAGAGAGATTGTTGAAATTGATAACACAGACTATGAAACCTATCAAATAGATGTTGGAAAGCTAGCTATATCCGTCTTGAATAAGTAG
- the tssK gene encoding type VI secretion system baseplate subunit TssK: protein MSDFSRVAWTEGMFLRPQHFQQQERAFLSELASTLEKSKPYYWGVYNIIIDESLLNLSQFGIITLSAQMQDGVSISLPKKDALPSPLKIEKNTRDKTVYLAIPADKSNGLNLSDLNSTKVTRFHFEDHEIVDNSVGSEASEIIQVTKYSLELTTDENSLSGYVVLPIARIKEVDDDGKVVLDDKFIPPTINSQSNSNIKRFIHDLRSVVKLRADSIASRLGQGQGTSNSIIDFLMLQALNRYEPLLIHLEQTNGTHPEEIFRIICSMSGEMATFSSHNKRPPILPVYQHDELTTVFGSLMLVVNQYMSTVLEQTALQLNIESAKYGIKVVTVPDKTLFDSGVFVLSVKADISVEELRKRFPAQIKIGPVEHIRDLVNNQLPGVSISPLPVAPRQIPYNAGYHYFQLDQKNSYWNRLSASGGIALHLSGRYPNLDIQMWAIK, encoded by the coding sequence ATGAGTGATTTCAGTCGCGTGGCATGGACCGAGGGCATGTTCCTGAGGCCGCAGCATTTCCAACAGCAGGAGCGAGCATTTCTGAGCGAGTTGGCTTCAACCCTGGAGAAATCAAAGCCATACTATTGGGGTGTTTATAACATCATTATTGATGAATCATTACTAAATTTGTCTCAGTTTGGCATCATTACGTTGTCAGCACAAATGCAAGACGGCGTGTCGATAAGTTTACCCAAGAAAGATGCTCTACCATCTCCTTTGAAAATAGAAAAGAACACAAGGGACAAAACTGTCTATTTAGCCATTCCGGCGGATAAGAGCAATGGCTTAAATTTATCTGATTTAAACTCAACAAAGGTAACAAGATTTCATTTTGAGGATCATGAAATTGTAGACAATTCTGTTGGCAGCGAGGCCTCTGAAATTATTCAAGTCACGAAGTATAGCCTTGAGCTCACAACGGATGAGAATAGTTTATCTGGCTATGTAGTGCTCCCTATCGCAAGAATCAAAGAAGTCGATGATGACGGGAAAGTCGTTCTTGACGATAAGTTTATTCCGCCGACAATAAACTCTCAAAGTAATTCGAATATAAAACGTTTCATCCATGACCTTAGAAGTGTTGTAAAGTTGCGTGCAGATTCAATTGCAAGCAGGCTGGGGCAAGGACAAGGTACATCTAACTCAATCATTGACTTTTTGATGCTGCAAGCACTGAACCGATACGAGCCGCTTCTTATACATTTAGAGCAGACGAATGGAACGCATCCGGAAGAGATCTTTAGGATTATTTGTTCAATGTCAGGTGAAATGGCGACATTCTCTAGCCATAACAAGCGGCCGCCAATTTTACCGGTCTATCAGCATGATGAATTGACGACTGTTTTTGGCAGCTTGATGCTGGTGGTCAATCAATATATGAGTACGGTACTAGAACAAACAGCCTTGCAGCTAAATATAGAATCAGCCAAATACGGAATTAAAGTAGTCACTGTTCCGGATAAAACCCTTTTTGACTCTGGAGTTTTTGTTTTATCAGTGAAAGCTGATATTTCTGTTGAAGAATTAAGAAAGCGCTTTCCTGCACAAATAAAAATTGGTCCAGTTGAACATATTCGTGATCTTGTCAATAATCAGTTGCCTGGGGTTTCTATTTCGCCATTACCCGTGGCACCACGCCAGATTCCATACAATGCTGGCTATCACTATTTTCAGCTGGATCAGAAAAATAGTTACTGGAATAGATTAAGTGCAAGTGGCGGGATAGCGCTTCACTTGTCAGGTCGATACCCAAATTTAGACATTCAGATGTGGGCTATTAAGTAG
- the tssL gene encoding type VI secretion system protein TssL, long form, translated as MADSTVIKPKPGRLGLMETNVGVVKAPSLNYDRTVVHKSSTKLGVMPLSKNPLVEEASIIFSIIFKVRSAPDNANVDNLKNYSIDSLKNYEQRLKDNDLSLSDIESARYCLCSFVDETVLNTTWGGRSSWSEESLLSIFHIETFGGEYFYTLLDDALADPQNNLLLIEFLYMCLSLGFIGKMRIEDNGMDQIETYRYKAFQIIKRMSDNTESLISPTYKKNLLIGVKPTQGIPLWVVTAVFAVMTLGIYMGFSYSINSLSDPVFTRINNIAQLEQGAVISDSEGNPSVKHLKQLLQSEVSKGFIELIELNDRLRIIINSSELFSSGSAEVKEGILPILAKVARVLESTNGRILITGHTDDQPIFTSKYPSNWHLSLARATAVANILAMGSELQGRLWPEGKGDASPRYPNNSNSKRAENRRVEIDLLFN; from the coding sequence GTGGCTGATTCAACAGTAATCAAACCAAAACCAGGCCGATTAGGATTGATGGAGACCAATGTCGGTGTAGTCAAGGCACCATCATTGAACTATGACAGAACAGTGGTTCATAAGAGCTCCACAAAGCTGGGTGTTATGCCACTCTCGAAAAATCCACTTGTCGAGGAAGCATCAATCATATTCTCAATTATTTTCAAGGTCAGAAGTGCTCCGGATAACGCGAATGTCGATAATCTGAAAAACTACTCAATTGATAGTCTGAAAAACTACGAACAGAGATTGAAAGATAATGATTTGTCACTGAGTGATATAGAATCTGCTAGGTACTGTTTGTGCTCATTTGTTGACGAGACCGTATTGAACACAACTTGGGGTGGTCGATCAAGCTGGTCTGAAGAAAGCTTGCTTTCTATTTTTCACATAGAAACTTTTGGTGGTGAATATTTCTATACGCTACTCGATGATGCACTGGCAGATCCTCAAAATAATCTTTTACTCATCGAGTTTTTATATATGTGTCTTTCTCTAGGGTTTATTGGGAAAATGCGTATTGAAGATAATGGTATGGATCAGATAGAAACTTATAGATATAAGGCTTTCCAGATAATAAAGAGAATGTCTGATAATACTGAATCTCTGATTAGCCCCACATACAAGAAGAACTTACTGATCGGGGTAAAACCGACTCAAGGTATTCCGCTGTGGGTGGTTACAGCAGTGTTTGCTGTGATGACCTTAGGAATCTACATGGGGTTTTCTTATAGCATCAATAGCTTGTCTGATCCTGTTTTTACTCGTATTAACAACATAGCTCAGTTAGAACAGGGTGCGGTTATTTCTGACAGTGAAGGCAATCCTTCAGTTAAGCACCTCAAGCAACTTTTACAAAGTGAAGTTTCTAAAGGGTTTATTGAACTGATTGAATTGAATGACAGGCTGAGGATTATTATTAATTCTAGTGAGTTGTTTTCCTCTGGTAGTGCTGAAGTAAAAGAGGGTATTTTGCCTATTCTTGCAAAAGTGGCTCGAGTTTTGGAATCAACAAATGGGCGTATTTTAATCACCGGACATACTGACGATCAGCCCATTTTTACGAGTAAATATCCATCTAACTGGCACCTATCGCTAGCCAGGGCAACAGCTGTTGCAAATATATTAGCAATGGGTTCTGAACTTCAAGGCCGTTTATGGCCGGAAGGAAAAGGGGATGCGAGCCCCAGGTATCCCAATAACTCAAATTCTAAGCGCGCCGAAAATCGCCGTGTTGAAATTGACCTGCTATTTAACTAA